The nucleotide window ACACGACGAACGGCACGGATGGTCAGCTCATCTATGGATGGAGCAGCAAACGCGATCAGGAGTTCGCTCAAGCTTTTCAAACCACGGGCTTGTGTAGCGCGACCTATCATTTCTATTGCTTCGAGCAGTTCGATTAGTCGAGAACTTTGCATGTCTATCGACATGATCGCGCCAGTAGATTAATCTCGGGCGAATGCACTAGCTAGCATCGACGCTGATCATATTCATGCTCAAACGACACCAAATTCAAGCAATATGATATTTCACGATCGCATAACCTCTGCCGTTCCGATCGCTGCAGATGCGTCCTTGAGTTCTACTCCTGATGTTGCCAGTTTAGCAATGGCGGCAGCTCGCGTATGCACACCCAGTTTAGCACGAACGTGCTCGATATGAGTACGCACGGTGCTTGGACTGATGGCGAGCTGGGTTGCAATTTGTCGATTGGTAAGGCCTTGGGCCACAAGACGAATCACGCGTGTCTCGCACGGTGTGAGTGCGTTACGCACAGATGATTCCAAAACGGCAATCACGGCAACTTCATCTTCGATTCTCTCGCAAATAAGGCGAGCGTTGTAGCCATGGATGCTCACTTCTCGATCCAGAAACGCTGTGTTATTTTTGAATAATTTTGAGACGCATTGTGATGAACACACTTCAGATCGCAGAAGATCCGCACAGACTCGGCCTTGGCAGTTGCCCCACCTTAGGTGTGCAACGTGATTCGCGTTCACAATGACGCCATGCGGGTTGACGCGCAGAAGGGCAACGCTCCTTACAGAGTGTACTCGTTTAGGCGTGGTCGTGGCGTTCATTGTTGCTCACCTTCTATCACGATTGGCAATGGTGATGATGGGTATATAGGTCAAATGACCGATATACAAAACTAGCAAAAGGGTGAGTATTTCTTTGTTTTACCTTTCTATTCGGAGAGCCTATGCAGAGCCGTGAAATTCATCCCTCAGATTACTATCGACTCCCCTGGACTTTGAACGACAATGTTCTTTGCTGGCTCGAGCCGACCAAGCGCTGCAACCTATATTGCGAGGGTTGCTATTCGCGCAACGATCCGAAGAGCGATAAGTCACTTGAACGTGTTCGGCATGATCTCGATGTATTCACGCAAAACCGACGTGTAGATAGCATCTCTATCGCTGGCGGAGAGCCTATCGTCCATCCCCATATTGTCGAGCTTGTTCGCATGATTCACGATGACTATCATCTTAAGCCTGTCATCAACACCAACGGTCTTGCCCTTACACCGGAGCTGCTTCGCGAGCTTAAGAAGGCTGGTATCTACGGTTTTACCTTTCATATTGACTCAAGTCAGGGAAGGCCGGGTTGGAAAAACAAGAACGAGCTTGAGCTTTGCGATTTGCGCTTGCATTACGCGAAGATGGTTGCAGAGGCCGGGAATATTTGCGTGGCCTTTAATTCGACTGTTTTTCCGCATACCCTCGACTACGTCCCCGATCTTGTTGAATGGGCAGCCAAGCATGTCGACATCGTACACAACATGGTGTTCATTTTGTTTCGAACCTTACGTTCCAATGAGTTCGACTATTTTGCCAACGGGCAAAAAGTAAAGGCCCCGCAAGATGTGGTCTATTACGACCAAGAAAAGAATCCGAAGCCACTCAACGCTCGTGATATCGTAAGTAAAATTCGGGAGCGTTTTCCGGACTATGAACCTTGTGCCTATCTAGGGGGCACCAAAGATCCTGACAGTTTCAAATGGTTACTCGCTTCTCGGCTGAGTTCCAAGGAGCGCACTTATGGCTACGTTGGAAAGAAATACATTGAACTTGTTCAAAATGCGCATCATATGTTTGCCGGGCGCTATCTTGCCTACGTTCGTCCTTCGGCTTTGCGAAAAGGCCGAAGCATGATGTTTGCTTTTTCACCCTTTGATCGCGGCGTGCGCAAAGCAGCTCGCTCCTTCATGCGGCATGCCTTTCGTCATCCACTACGTGCAGCTTCTCCGGTACATTTTCAGTCCATTACCATCATTCAACCCATCGACATGCTTGCCAACGGTGAGGCCAATATGTGTGATGGCTGTCCCGATATGACCGTCCATAACGATGAGCTCGTTTGGTCCTGTCGTTTAGAAGAGCGCCTTCAATATGGCTGCTTTTTGCAAGCCGTTCCCAAGCTGGAGGAAAGTCCCTGCAAGCAAGAGGCTCTGAAGGTGCACGAGGTCCTTAGATGGCAACAGTGAGCGAAGCATACACGGACCAGAGAAAATCCCAGTTCACACTTGGAGTTGAGGTTGTTTCGTCTTTGGAGTTGGTTTGAAAAAAGAAAGAAGACGCGACCTAGACTCACCGCGGGCGCGAAAATCAAAGTGGGTGGACCTTCGACAAAGGCCCAGCGAAAGCCCAGTTCAGCGTTTCCCTGAAGATACCCGATGAGCCAACCTTCCGGAGCGGGCTCGTTGAGTGTAAGATTATGCGTGAGGCTAACTTCTCCCAGGCCAAGTTGCACATCCAGATTGGCGTAGGCGCGATTGATCCCACCACCCAAGTCTGTTCCAACTGCCAGCCCCGCTCCTCTGAAGCGACCATCGAAAAGAAATTCTTCAAGTACCAAGCCGTCGATATTGACTTGGTAGGGCTTTCAGTACGACATCAGGCCCACTCCAAAATAAAAAGGCAGCTGGGCACGACTCGGATTGTGAACCGCTGATGTCGAATCACTAGACTTATCATAGCGCACGCCCATGACGAGCATTTCGAATCCCGAGACGATTCTAAGCTTACTATCGGACAGTTCGCATTGCTCGAGATCACCCGATGCACCACGGTCCACCACGCACACCGGTCGCGACGGTCGTGTACTTGTATCAAACGCGCGCGGCTCGTAACGCACGATGGGCTCCTAGTGTTTGAAAATGGGAAAACCGATCATGCCAAGCAGCCATGCAGCTTGGGGGATGTACGAGCCCACTTGGGCAATGCTCGGCGCAGCTCCGGTTCTTGGCCCGGATAGACCATTGGATTCGTAGTAGCCTTTGTGAATGTTAAGAAAATCAAAGAGGCGCGCTTGTGCGCTGATGCGCCAGGTCAAGTAGTTAGCCATGCTGATTTGAACGCTGGAGTAACCCTGCGGAAGCCAGGCACGGTATCCAAGCCCAAGTGTAATATCAAGCCCGGAAATTTTTACCAAACCATCGCTTTGGTAAATCGCTTCGCACCGATGGCTGCGTTGTCTTTGCGCTTTTGAGCACAGGAGGCGGCGGCGCGGTGCTTGGCTTTTTCTTTTTGTCCACGGCTGAAGTTTGGGACTTGCGCGTCAGCTTTTGCTGTCTGGCTTTTTCGTTCGAGCGCTCAAATCCTTGTTCAACATGTTCGTGAACACGCTCTTTTAGAGTCTGGGCCTTGACAGTGTGATGACTAGCCACAAGAAAAACAGCGATAACAAAGCAACGCATGAGCGCAGGACCAAGGGGACTTGGATTGCTGGTGGATTCTAGGTGCTCTAGTCTCGGCAGATGGCGTTCAGAATGACGAGATGCTTACGCATGCACGCGGTGAGCGCCACTTTGGCAGATTTATGTTTTTCCATGCAGCGGTGATGAAGTGCTGCAACCGGACCTTGTTTGCTTCTGACGGCACATTGAGCCGCCGAAGCATGCACATCCGCTAAATGTCGTTGGCACCTGCACAAATTGCTCTAGGCTTCTTCGCTCTTACAGGCCCAATCGCCCTAAGAACATGCCGCGGTTTCCGGTCGACGTCACTGGGCCTGGGCCAAAATCCAGCGTGCTGTACAAATCTCCGCCTACATAAGCATGGGTTGTGCCAGCGGCCGCAATGCCTTCACTGTAATCCTGACTCACACCACCGGAGCCCACCGAGTAAAGGTGGTTGCCGTTGGTATCGAGCATCACCACAAAAACAGTAGAAGACGCTACATAGTTAGTCGGTCCGCCGCCGAAATCAACGGATCCATACATTTCTCCGGAAAAGATAATATCATCGTTTGCATTCGATGTTACCCGCCTGGCTTGCTCGTAGGTGCTAGGCGATGCGGAATACATATGCGCCCACCGGTAGGCCCCGGCGGAAGTGTAGCTGGCAACAAAAATCGGATCCGAAGCGGGGCCGGTTACCACACCTCCCCCGAAGTCCATGCTTGCGTTCCCCGCTTTTCCTCCTGCGATTGTAACATTGCCCGAGGAATCAATGGTTGTGCCGTAGGATCCAATCCCGGAGGGCGTGGCATAGTTATTTGCCCACTGGTAGTTGCCGGTTTGATCAAAACATACCAACAACAAATCCCATCCTGAAGGCGTGATAAGCCCGCCACCAAAATCGGTCGCAGCCTTGAGCGTTCCAGCGGCGCAATAAAGTGATCCGCGCGCTGCAATCGAGTTCCAGTTGACGTTGGTAGAGCCGAAAGAGTTGCCCCAACGGTAACTGCCGTTGGTATCGAGGCTGACTAGAATTTGCCCAGCGGCCAGGGCCCCTCCTCCGAAATCTGCGGTGGCACCTGTGGTGACCACCTTGAAGAAAATGTTACCTGCAGAGTCTTCTGCCAAATCATTGAAGGGTCCGATGCTCACACTGGCATTGCCATAACGTTTGGACCAACGATGTGTGCCATTGCTGTCGTAAGAGGCTACAAAGGCATCCCAAAAGTGCCTAAGGAAGTCAGTGTGCCTCCCCCAAAATCCACTGAGCCATCAAACATGCCGCCGATATAAATGTTTCCACTTGAATCGCTGACGATGCGTGAAACATCGACTTTGGCACCGGCCGCTCCTATTCCAAAGGACCACTGATGATTGCCGTTGCTGTCGTATTTTGCAACAACAGTGTCGGTGCTTCCCACAAGAGGGATTGGGGCACCGCCCATATCGGCCGAAGGCCCTTGGAAGGTGCCCGTCAGGTAAATAGTGGATGCATCCGGTGTCGAGATGCCTTTAAGTTTGGCGACCCAAGTACTTCCGATTGCACGGGTCCACGTTGAAGAGGCTGCCGCGGTGCACTGATTTGTGATGCAAAAACCACTCGCGCAGTCCGTTGCCGAATTGCACGATTGGCCCACTGCGCAAACAGCGCCGCATACACCGCCGCAATCGACATCTGTTTCGTCTTGGTTTTGCATGGCATCGCTGCAAGTCGCCGCGCTAGCTTGGCAAATATTGCCAGTGCACACGCCCGAAGTGCAATCACCACCCACAAGACAGGCAAGCCCATCCCCACAACCTCCGCAGATGCTGCCACCGCAATCGACATCTGTTTCGTCTTGGTTGGTAGCGCCATCAGCGCAAGTCGGTGCTTGGCAAACGTTACCAGTGCACACACCCGATGTGCAATCCCCTGCAACCGAGCAACTTTGCCCTGTGGCGCAGGCAGAGCATGTTGAACCACCGCAATCGACATCTGTTTCGTCTTGGTTGGTGATGCCATCACTGCAAGTCGGCGCTTGGCAGATATTGCCGGTGCACACGCCTGAGCTGCAATCGCCGGCCACCGCGCAGCCAGCGCCATCGAAACATGCGCCGCATGTGCTGCCCCCGCAATCGGTATCGGTCTCGTCTTGATTGATCACGCCATCGGCACAGGTTGGCACTTGGCAAACGTTGCCAGTGCACACACCCGATGTGCAATCCCCAGCAACCGAGCATGAGTCTCCATCGGCGCAGGCAGAGCATGTTGAACCACCGCAGTCGACATCTGTTTCGTCTTGGTTGGTGATGCCATCACTGCAAGTCGGTGCTTGGCAGATATTGCCAGTGCACACGCCTGAACTGCAATCCCCAGCAACCGAGCATGAGTCTCCATCGGCGCAGGCAGAGCATGTTGAACCACCGCAATCGACACCTGTTTCGTCTTGGTTGGTGATGCCATCACTGCAAGTCGGTGCTTGGCAGACATTGCCAGTGCACACGCCTGAACTGCAATCGCTGGGCACCGCGCAGCCAGCGCCACCGGCGCAGGCGGTGCATATCGATCCGCCGCAATCGGTGTCTGTTTCATCTTGGTTGGTGACGCCATCGAAGCAGGTTGGCACTTGGCAGATATTGCCGGTGCATACGCCTGAGCTGCAATCTCCTGCAACAGAACAGCCTGCACCATCCACGCAGGCAGTGCATGTCGAACCCCCACAATCGATATCGGTCTCATCGCCGCTAAGCAGGCCATCCGTGCAATTGCTCGCACCGCATAATCCGTTTGTACATAGGTTTGAGTTGCAGTCTCCAGCGCTAGAGCAACCTTGGCCCACTGCGCAACCACCACAACTCCCGCCACAGTCGATATCGGTCTCGTCACCATTGAGTTGACCATCGACGCAGGAAGGGTCAACGCAAGTCCTGTTGCTACAAAGTGCCGTCACACAATCAGAAGCGACATTGCAACCCTGACCTTGAGCGCAAGCCCCACAGCCGCTGCCTCCACAATCGACGTCACTTTCGGTAAAATTTTGGATACCATCACTGCAGTAGGTATCTACGTCCGTATCGTCCGGAACTCCATCGCCATCGCTATCGTTATCTAGGTAGTTTGGGATCCCATCGCCATCAAGATCACCATCTCCCTCGTCTGCATCGAGCAAACCGTCACCGTCGCTGTCGGTATCCAAGTAAGCCATATCACCATCTGCATCGACGTCGAATTCGCCCATGGCTGTTTCATCATCGACTTCACCGCGAGTGGGAATAGTGTCTCCATCGTCATCGTCATCGAAAATATTGAGCAGCCCATCGGCATCAGTATCACCTAGAATTTCCTCACTATCGACTATCCCGTCGTTGTCGCTGTCTAAACGGGAACCTTGTGGAGGCAGCGGATCAAAACCGAGTCGACCGCACCCACAAAGGCTAAAAAAGAGCATTAGCAAAATGAAAGATGTCTTAGACACGGTATTTTAGTATAACCATCATTTTACACCGATGCAACATGTGCCCCAATAGTATGGAAGCTCTTGTGGGATATTTCCAGACAATGGAATGCTTCATAGCTGCATGCCAAACCCATTTAAGCGCAATGCAGCCTCTGCCTAAACCT belongs to Myxococcales bacterium and includes:
- a CDS encoding LuxR family transcriptional regulator is translated as MNATTTPKRVHSVRSVALLRVNPHGVIVNANHVAHLRWGNCQGRVCADLLRSEVCSSQCVSKLFKNNTAFLDREVSIHGYNARLICERIEDEVAVIAVLESSVRNALTPCETRVIRLVAQGLTNRQIATQLAISPSTVRTHIEHVRAKLGVHTRAAAIAKLATSGVELKDASAAIGTAEVMRS
- a CDS encoding radical SAM protein, whose amino-acid sequence is MQSREIHPSDYYRLPWTLNDNVLCWLEPTKRCNLYCEGCYSRNDPKSDKSLERVRHDLDVFTQNRRVDSISIAGGEPIVHPHIVELVRMIHDDYHLKPVINTNGLALTPELLRELKKAGIYGFTFHIDSSQGRPGWKNKNELELCDLRLHYAKMVAEAGNICVAFNSTVFPHTLDYVPDLVEWAAKHVDIVHNMVFILFRTLRSNEFDYFANGQKVKAPQDVVYYDQEKNPKPLNARDIVSKIRERFPDYEPCAYLGGTKDPDSFKWLLASRLSSKERTYGYVGKKYIELVQNAHHMFAGRYLAYVRPSALRKGRSMMFAFSPFDRGVRKAARSFMRHAFRHPLRAASPVHFQSITIIQPIDMLANGEANMCDGCPDMTVHNDELVWSCRLEERLQYGCFLQAVPKLEESPCKQEALKVHEVLRWQQ